One window of Sinorhizobium fredii NGR234 genomic DNA carries:
- the ligA gene encoding NAD-dependent DNA ligase LigA, producing the protein MLNEKKPVEQLTETEAAEELAFLVTELARHDALYHGQDAPEISDADYDALKRRNDLIEELFPALIREDSPSRKIGAAPSLTFQPVLHARPMLSLDNTFSDEDARDFVAGIYRFLGKLPDHSIAFTAEPKIDGLSMSLRYENRKLVTAATRGDGTTGENVTANIRTIRMIPQTLPADAPDVVEVRGEIYMAKSDFAALNAEMAAQGRPLYVNPRNTASGSLRQLDAKVTASRKLRFFAYAWGEISAMPSDTQFGMVETFKAWGFPVNPLMQRLSSADELLQHYHHIERERPDLDYDIDGVVYKVDRLDLQARLGFRSRSPRWATAHKFPAEQAFTRLKGIDIQVGRTGALTPVARLEPITVGGVVVTNATLHNEDYIRGIGNSGEPIREGRDIRIGDMVIVQRAGDVIPQIVDVVMDERAEGAEPYRFPTTCPVCGSHAVRDINEKTGKVDAVRRCTGGFVCRAQAIEHLKHFVSRHAFDIEGLGSKQIEFFFESEDPTLSIRTAPDIFTLERRQEASLTKLENIEGFGKVSVRKLYEAINARREIALHRFIYALGIRHVGETTAKLLARSYGTYEHFRAAMVDAGSLAGDAWNELNSIEGIGEVVARAIVEFYKEPRNLKVVSDLLEEVRPESAETRVSTDSPVAGKTVVFTGSLEKMTRDEAKAKAESLGAKVAGSVSKKTDIVVAGPGAGSKLDKARELGVQTMDEDEWLALIGG; encoded by the coding sequence ATGCTGAACGAGAAGAAACCCGTCGAGCAACTGACCGAAACGGAAGCGGCCGAGGAGCTCGCCTTCCTCGTGACGGAGCTCGCCCGCCATGATGCGCTCTATCACGGGCAGGATGCTCCGGAGATCTCGGATGCGGATTATGACGCGCTGAAGCGCCGCAATGATCTGATCGAGGAGCTCTTTCCGGCGCTGATCCGTGAGGATAGCCCTTCGAGGAAGATCGGTGCTGCACCGTCGCTGACCTTCCAGCCGGTTCTCCATGCCCGGCCGATGCTGTCGCTCGACAACACCTTTTCCGACGAGGACGCCCGCGATTTCGTCGCCGGCATCTACCGCTTCCTAGGCAAGCTCCCTGACCACTCGATCGCCTTTACCGCCGAGCCGAAGATCGACGGGCTTTCGATGTCGCTGCGCTACGAGAACCGCAAGCTGGTGACGGCGGCGACACGTGGCGACGGGACGACGGGCGAGAACGTCACCGCCAATATCCGCACGATCCGGATGATCCCGCAGACCTTGCCGGCCGATGCACCCGATGTCGTCGAAGTCCGCGGCGAGATCTATATGGCAAAGTCCGATTTCGCCGCACTCAATGCCGAAATGGCGGCGCAGGGCAGGCCGCTCTACGTCAATCCGCGCAACACTGCGTCCGGGTCGCTGCGGCAGCTCGATGCGAAGGTAACGGCAAGCCGCAAGCTGCGCTTCTTCGCCTATGCGTGGGGCGAGATTTCCGCCATGCCGTCGGATACGCAGTTCGGCATGGTCGAGACCTTCAAGGCCTGGGGATTCCCGGTCAATCCGCTGATGCAGCGTTTGTCTTCCGCGGACGAGCTGCTTCAGCACTATCACCATATCGAGCGCGAGCGCCCGGATCTCGACTACGATATCGACGGCGTCGTCTACAAGGTCGACCGCCTCGACCTGCAGGCGCGGCTCGGCTTCCGATCGCGCAGCCCACGCTGGGCGACCGCGCACAAGTTTCCGGCCGAGCAGGCCTTCACGCGGCTGAAGGGCATCGACATCCAGGTCGGCCGCACCGGCGCGCTGACGCCGGTTGCGCGGCTGGAGCCGATCACGGTCGGCGGCGTCGTCGTCACCAATGCGACGCTGCACAACGAGGACTATATCCGCGGCATCGGCAACAGCGGCGAGCCGATCCGCGAGGGGCGCGACATCCGCATCGGCGACATGGTCATCGTCCAGCGGGCAGGCGACGTCATCCCGCAGATCGTCGACGTGGTGATGGACGAGCGGGCAGAGGGAGCGGAGCCTTACAGGTTCCCGACCACCTGCCCGGTCTGCGGCAGCCATGCGGTGCGCGACATCAACGAGAAGACCGGGAAGGTGGACGCGGTGCGCCGGTGTACCGGCGGCTTCGTCTGCCGGGCCCAGGCGATCGAGCACCTGAAGCATTTCGTCTCGCGCCATGCCTTCGACATCGAAGGGCTCGGATCGAAGCAGATCGAATTTTTCTTCGAAAGCGAGGATCCGACGCTGTCGATCCGCACCGCGCCCGACATCTTCACCCTTGAGCGCCGGCAGGAGGCGTCGCTGACCAAGCTCGAAAACATCGAGGGTTTCGGAAAGGTCAGCGTTCGCAAGCTCTATGAGGCGATCAACGCCCGGCGCGAGATCGCGCTGCATCGCTTCATCTATGCGCTCGGCATCCGCCATGTCGGCGAGACAACGGCCAAGCTGCTGGCGCGCTCCTATGGCACCTATGAACACTTTCGCGCGGCGATGGTCGATGCGGGAAGCCTTGCCGGCGACGCCTGGAACGAGCTCAACAGCATCGAGGGTATCGGCGAGGTCGTCGCCCGCGCTATCGTCGAGTTCTACAAGGAGCCGCGCAATCTCAAGGTCGTTTCCGATTTGCTTGAAGAAGTGAGGCCGGAAAGCGCCGAAACGCGGGTCTCGACGGACAGCCCCGTTGCGGGCAAGACGGTGGTCTTCACCGGGTCGCTCGAGAAAATGACGCGCGACGAGGCGAAGGCGAAGGCGGAAAGCCTCGGCGCCAAGGTGGCAGGCTCAGTTTCGAAGAAGACCGACATCGTGGTCGCCGGTCCCGGCGCCGGCTCGAAGCTCGACAAGGCCCGCGAACTTGGCGTTCAGACCATGGACGAGGACGAGTGGCTGGCGTTGATTGGTGGGTAG
- the panC gene encoding pantoate--beta-alanine ligase: MKTIASIAELRAALAEHRRAGRTIGLVPTMGYLHVGHMELVRRARGENDVVVASIFVNPLQFGPNEDLAKYPRDLARDEKMLTEGGVDFLFAPGVADMYPQPMEAVVDLPKLGSELEGSVRPGHFAGVATVVTKLFNIVQPDRAYFGEKDFQQLQIIRRMVEDLAQPVTVVGVPTVREADGLACSSRNVYLTADERRAAAIVPKGLDEAERLIGSGVTDAAAVEKGVTEFLSNEPLARPEVVALRDPLTLEPVSEIGEKPVLLLLFVRFGTTKLLDNRVIAPKSARFAKVA, translated from the coding sequence ATGAAGACCATAGCCAGCATCGCCGAGTTGCGCGCAGCTCTTGCCGAGCACCGGCGCGCCGGCAGAACGATCGGCCTGGTGCCCACGATGGGCTATCTTCATGTCGGCCACATGGAACTGGTGCGCCGCGCGCGCGGCGAGAATGACGTGGTCGTCGCCAGTATCTTCGTCAATCCGCTGCAGTTCGGCCCCAACGAGGACCTCGCCAAATATCCTCGCGATCTTGCTCGCGACGAAAAGATGCTGACCGAAGGCGGCGTCGATTTTCTTTTCGCGCCGGGCGTTGCGGACATGTATCCGCAACCGATGGAGGCCGTCGTCGACCTGCCGAAGCTCGGCTCCGAGCTCGAGGGCTCGGTTCGGCCCGGGCATTTCGCCGGTGTTGCGACCGTCGTCACCAAGCTCTTCAACATCGTCCAGCCGGATCGCGCCTATTTCGGCGAGAAGGATTTCCAGCAACTGCAGATCATCCGCCGCATGGTGGAGGACCTCGCCCAGCCGGTCACCGTTGTCGGCGTGCCGACTGTTCGGGAAGCCGACGGGCTCGCCTGTTCGTCGCGCAATGTCTATCTGACGGCGGACGAGCGCCGCGCGGCGGCGATCGTGCCGAAGGGGCTGGACGAGGCCGAGCGGTTGATCGGAAGCGGCGTCACCGACGCGGCGGCTGTCGAAAAAGGCGTCACCGAGTTCCTGTCGAACGAGCCCTTGGCGCGACCCGAGGTGGTGGCCTTGCGTGACCCGCTGACGCTCGAGCCGGTCAGCGAGATCGGCGAGAAGCCGGTGCTGCTCCTGCTCTTCGTCCGCTTCGGCACCACGAAGCTGCTCGACAATCGCGTCATCGCTCCGAAATCCGCCCGTTTTGCAAAGGTTGCCTGA
- a CDS encoding VOC family protein codes for MRMIFVNLPVKDLKASRAFFSSLGFTFNEQFSDDTAACMVIDDNIFAMLLTEPKFRSFIIGEISDTARSTEVITALSAGSRAECDEMFDKAIAAGGKPWKPAIDYGSMYGVSFQDPDGHVWELMWMDMSAQQEG; via the coding sequence ATGCGCATGATTTTCGTCAACCTGCCCGTCAAGGACCTGAAAGCTTCCCGAGCCTTCTTCTCCTCCCTCGGCTTCACCTTCAACGAACAGTTTTCCGACGACACCGCCGCCTGCATGGTCATTGACGACAATATCTTTGCCATGCTGCTGACCGAGCCGAAATTCCGCAGCTTTATCATCGGCGAGATCAGCGATACGGCGAGGTCCACGGAAGTCATCACCGCCCTTTCTGCGGGAAGCCGCGCCGAATGCGACGAAATGTTCGACAAGGCGATCGCCGCCGGCGGCAAGCCGTGGAAGCCGGCCATCGACTACGGCTCGATGTACGGCGTGAGCTTCCAGGATCCCGACGGCCATGTCTGGGAGTTGATGTGGATGGACATGTCGGCGCAACAAGAGGGTTGA
- a CDS encoding aminopeptidase P family protein → MFQSFEVTSTPQFGKERATALRGAFAPLGIDGFLVPRADEFQGEYVPASSERLSWLTGFTGSAGVALVTQREAIVFVDGRYVTQLKEQVDGSVVTGGDLIGEPPHLWLEAHAPKGFRLGVDPWLHTAAEVRRLEKALATIGGTLVFLDENPLDRLWTDRPAAPLGRVTIQPLEHAGQLAKEKIAAIAATVEKAKAAAVVLTDPSSVAWTFNIRGGDVPHTPHPLARAVIHANGRAELFLDKRKTGIEQEAYLTQLADIAPPGDFDERLAYLASTGAAIMIDPDLAPFAIGELIRSKGGSVIEAIDPARLPRARKNPAEIAGSERAHLQDGTAMVEFLAWLDKSEPGSVTEIGAAQKLEAVRATAGERMQNPLKDISFDTIAGAGSHAAIMHYRVTTDTDRPIEAGTMFLIDSGAQYINGTTDITRTVAIGNVPEEQKRFFTLVLKGMIAISTARFPKGSRGVDLDPLARIALWKAGADYAHGTGHGVGSYLSVHEGPQRIARLATQELMPGMILSNEPGYYRPGAFGIRIENLVVVRDASDIEGGDQPMLGFDTLTFCPIDRRLVQPALLTDEELAWLNAYHVETRNKLMPLLADDETRNWLKAATEAVSR, encoded by the coding sequence ATGTTTCAGTCCTTCGAAGTCACCTCCACGCCTCAATTCGGCAAGGAGCGGGCCACTGCCTTGCGTGGCGCTTTCGCGCCGCTCGGCATCGACGGCTTCCTCGTGCCGCGGGCCGACGAGTTTCAGGGCGAATATGTACCGGCCTCATCGGAGCGGCTTTCGTGGCTGACCGGCTTTACCGGCTCGGCCGGCGTGGCGCTCGTCACGCAGCGTGAAGCGATCGTCTTCGTCGATGGCCGCTACGTGACCCAATTGAAGGAGCAGGTGGATGGCAGCGTCGTTACCGGCGGGGACCTCATCGGCGAGCCACCGCATCTTTGGCTGGAGGCACATGCGCCGAAGGGTTTCCGTCTCGGCGTCGATCCCTGGCTGCACACCGCAGCCGAGGTCCGCCGTCTCGAGAAAGCCCTCGCGACAATCGGCGGCACGCTCGTTTTTCTCGATGAGAACCCACTCGACCGGCTGTGGACCGACAGGCCTGCCGCTCCCCTCGGCCGCGTGACGATCCAGCCGCTCGAGCACGCGGGCCAATTGGCCAAGGAGAAGATCGCCGCGATCGCCGCGACAGTCGAGAAGGCCAAGGCGGCCGCCGTGGTGCTGACCGACCCCTCCTCGGTCGCCTGGACCTTCAACATCCGCGGTGGCGACGTGCCGCACACGCCGCATCCGCTGGCGCGGGCCGTCATTCATGCGAACGGCCGTGCCGAGCTCTTCCTCGACAAGCGCAAGACCGGCATCGAACAGGAAGCCTATCTGACCCAGCTTGCCGACATCGCGCCGCCCGGAGATTTCGACGAGCGGCTCGCATACCTCGCCTCGACCGGCGCCGCGATCATGATCGATCCGGATCTCGCCCCCTTCGCCATCGGCGAACTGATCCGCTCGAAGGGCGGCTCCGTCATCGAGGCGATCGACCCCGCGCGCCTGCCCCGCGCCCGCAAGAACCCTGCAGAGATCGCCGGGTCAGAACGCGCGCACTTGCAGGACGGCACGGCGATGGTCGAATTCCTCGCCTGGCTCGACAAGAGCGAGCCCGGCAGCGTGACCGAGATCGGCGCGGCGCAGAAACTGGAGGCGGTACGCGCCACGGCCGGCGAGCGCATGCAGAACCCGTTGAAGGACATTTCCTTCGACACCATCGCCGGCGCCGGCTCACACGCCGCGATCATGCATTACCGAGTGACGACGGACACCGACCGACCGATCGAAGCGGGGACCATGTTCCTGATCGATTCGGGCGCGCAATACATCAACGGCACGACCGACATCACCCGCACCGTCGCAATCGGCAACGTGCCGGAGGAACAGAAGCGCTTCTTTACCCTGGTGCTGAAGGGCATGATCGCGATCAGCACGGCCCGCTTCCCCAAGGGGTCACGCGGCGTCGATCTCGACCCGCTCGCCCGCATCGCGCTCTGGAAGGCCGGTGCCGACTATGCGCATGGTACCGGCCATGGCGTCGGCTCCTACCTCTCGGTGCATGAAGGGCCGCAGCGGATCGCCCGGCTTGCCACCCAGGAACTCATGCCCGGCATGATCCTTTCCAACGAGCCCGGCTATTATCGCCCCGGCGCCTTCGGCATTCGTATCGAAAACCTCGTCGTCGTCCGGGACGCTTCGGACATCGAGGGCGGCGATCAGCCGATGCTTGGCTTCGACACGCTGACCTTCTGCCCGATCGATCGACGCCTGGTCCAGCCGGCCCTGCTGACCGACGAGGAACTGGCTTGGCTGAACGCCTACCACGTCGAGACGCGGAACAAGCTGATGCCACTGCTTGCCGACGACGAAACGCGCAACTGGCTGAAGGCCGCAACGGAAGCGGTTTCACGCTGA
- the panB gene encoding 3-methyl-2-oxobutanoate hydroxymethyltransferase: MSVQTTKRRLSPASIEALKGERPIVSLTAYTTPIARLLDPHVDFLLVGDSLGMVLYGLDTTVGVTLDMMIAHGQAVMRGSERSCIVIDLPFGSYQESKEQAFRSAARILKETGCSAVKLEGGAEMAETVDFLVSRGIPVLGHVGLMPQLVNTTGGYRSVGRNEKEVAKIRRDAKAIDDAGAFAIVVEGTVEPVAREITATLRCPTIGIGASPACDGQILVSDDMLGIFNDFKPRFVKHFAELAPAISKAVEDYANEVKARTFPGIEHTFQVKR, from the coding sequence ATGAGCGTCCAGACCACGAAGCGGCGGCTGAGCCCCGCCAGTATCGAAGCCCTGAAGGGCGAGCGGCCGATCGTCAGCCTCACGGCCTATACGACGCCGATCGCGCGGCTGCTCGACCCGCATGTGGATTTCCTACTCGTCGGCGATTCGCTCGGCATGGTGCTCTACGGCCTCGACACGACGGTCGGCGTCACGCTCGACATGATGATCGCCCATGGCCAGGCGGTGATGCGCGGCTCCGAGCGCTCCTGCATCGTCATCGACCTTCCCTTCGGCTCCTATCAGGAATCGAAGGAACAGGCCTTCCGCAGTGCGGCGCGCATTCTGAAGGAAACCGGCTGCAGCGCGGTCAAGCTCGAGGGCGGGGCAGAAATGGCCGAGACGGTTGATTTCCTCGTCAGCCGCGGCATTCCGGTGCTAGGCCATGTCGGCCTGATGCCGCAACTGGTCAACACCACCGGCGGCTATCGGTCCGTCGGGCGCAACGAGAAGGAAGTGGCGAAGATCCGCCGCGACGCCAAGGCGATCGACGACGCCGGCGCCTTTGCAATCGTCGTCGAAGGCACGGTCGAGCCGGTCGCCCGCGAGATCACCGCAACGCTGCGTTGCCCGACCATCGGTATCGGCGCATCGCCCGCCTGCGACGGCCAGATCCTCGTCTCCGACGACATGCTCGGCATTTTCAACGATTTCAAGCCGCGCTTCGTCAAGCACTTCGCCGAGCTCGCCCCGGCGATCTCGAAGGCGGTGGAAGATTACGCCAACGAGGTCAAGGCCCGCACTTTCCCCGGGATCGAGCATACGTTCCAGGTAAAGCGCTAA
- a CDS encoding AzlD family protein: MDAQHLTLIYLIIAAAVATFATRVGGYVLITQLKHIPPRIEAALNAVPAAVLTTLVAPAFVYGGFDVAASMLVAFAVGLRLSSLRMLLVGWIVVMVIRHLIL, from the coding sequence TTGGACGCCCAGCACCTCACGCTGATCTATCTGATCATCGCCGCCGCGGTCGCCACCTTCGCCACCCGGGTCGGCGGCTACGTGCTGATCACGCAGTTGAAACACATTCCGCCGCGAATCGAGGCGGCGCTGAACGCCGTTCCGGCCGCGGTGCTGACGACGCTGGTAGCGCCCGCCTTCGTCTATGGCGGCTTCGACGTGGCTGCGTCGATGCTTGTCGCCTTTGCGGTCGGGCTCCGCCTCTCGTCGCTCCGGATGCTGCTCGTCGGCTGGATCGTGGTGATGGTGATCCGACACCTGATCCTGTAG
- a CDS encoding AzlC family ABC transporter permease yields MNRDEFRQGMRGGFPIMVAASPFGALFGALAVDNGFSIADAVFMSAAVYAGASQMVGIELFGNNVQPWLVVLSVFAVNFRHVLYSASIAKHIRHFTLVQKFFAFFLLIDPQYAESERRAERGLPVSFSWYLGFGLVIYFPWLVNTATGAVFGQLIGDPKAIGLDVLLPIYFLGLVLGFRKRDRFLPVVAASAVASVAAMHFVGSPWHVSIGALAGVLLAACLPQEREPGDMPAIEKGA; encoded by the coding sequence ATGAACAGAGACGAGTTCCGCCAGGGCATGCGCGGTGGCTTCCCGATCATGGTGGCGGCGTCGCCGTTCGGCGCTTTGTTCGGGGCGCTGGCCGTCGACAACGGCTTTAGCATCGCCGATGCGGTGTTCATGAGCGCCGCGGTCTATGCCGGTGCAAGCCAGATGGTCGGCATCGAGCTGTTCGGCAACAATGTCCAGCCCTGGCTGGTGGTGCTCTCGGTTTTCGCCGTCAACTTCCGCCACGTGCTCTATTCGGCCTCGATCGCCAAACACATCCGTCACTTCACGCTGGTCCAGAAGTTCTTCGCCTTCTTCCTGCTGATCGATCCGCAATATGCGGAGAGCGAAAGGCGGGCCGAGCGCGGGCTTCCGGTCAGCTTTTCCTGGTATCTCGGCTTCGGCCTGGTCATCTATTTCCCCTGGCTCGTCAACACGGCGACCGGCGCAGTCTTCGGGCAGCTGATCGGCGATCCGAAGGCGATCGGCCTCGATGTGCTCTTGCCGATCTATTTCCTCGGCCTGGTGCTCGGCTTTCGCAAGCGTGACCGCTTCCTGCCGGTTGTGGCCGCCAGCGCGGTTGCCTCGGTGGCGGCAATGCACTTCGTCGGTTCGCCCTGGCATGTCAGCATCGGCGCGCTCGCCGGCGTCCTGCTTGCCGCCTGCCTGCCGCAGGAACGGGAACCAGGTGACATGCCTGCCATCGAAAAGGGGGCCTGA
- a CDS encoding SCO family protein, translating into MKSVRIALWAAILVMVALLGWLTYDMTQSKQQASAGPFGVPFTLVAQGGQPITEKAFAGKPTALFFGFTHCPEVCPTTLFELNGWLDKVDPEGKRLQAYFVTVDPERDTPEILGQYVSNVSKRITGISGPPDKVLEMIKGYRVYYKKIPVDEAKPDGDYTMDHTASVFLLDADGKFSGTISYGENPETAVKKLENLVRG; encoded by the coding sequence ATGAAGTCAGTACGCATCGCCCTTTGGGCAGCCATTCTTGTCATGGTGGCCCTGTTGGGGTGGCTCACCTACGACATGACCCAGTCGAAGCAGCAGGCGTCTGCCGGCCCCTTCGGCGTGCCGTTCACGCTGGTTGCCCAGGGTGGTCAGCCGATTACCGAGAAGGCGTTCGCGGGCAAGCCGACCGCTCTCTTCTTCGGCTTCACCCATTGCCCGGAAGTCTGCCCAACGACGCTGTTCGAACTCAATGGCTGGCTGGATAAGGTCGACCCCGAGGGCAAGAGGCTGCAGGCCTATTTCGTCACGGTCGATCCCGAGCGCGATACGCCGGAAATCCTCGGTCAGTACGTCTCCAACGTGTCGAAACGCATCACCGGCATTTCCGGTCCGCCGGACAAGGTCCTCGAGATGATCAAAGGCTACCGGGTCTACTACAAGAAGATCCCGGTCGACGAAGCGAAGCCCGACGGCGACTACACCATGGACCACACCGCCTCGGTCTTCCTGCTCGACGCCGACGGAAAGTTCAGCGGCACGATCTCCTATGGCGAAAACCCCGAAACCGCCGTCAAGAAGCTTGAAAATCTCGTAAGGGGCTGA
- a CDS encoding 50S ribosomal protein L11 methyltransferase, with amino-acid sequence MSEIRLFVTTTEKQAAAILDVMSVNFEEEGYAVATMEIDEKRDVWEASVYMMADEEESVKSRLADALAADFSHLPIEREVLPEIDWIAKSLEGLAPVRAGRFVVHGSHDRDKVKTGEIAIEIDAGQAFGTGHHGTTAGCLEMLACVARSRRVRNVLDLGTGSGVLAIAAWKLLHVPGLATDIDPVATRVASDNARRNGVVDGLTFATAPGFHSTAFGTHGPFDLVIANILARPLMKMAPELVAHIAPGGSVILSGILAEQRWKVLAAYNGQRLKHVQTIWKNGWVTIHLTK; translated from the coding sequence TTGAGCGAGATACGTCTTTTCGTCACCACCACCGAGAAGCAGGCGGCAGCCATCCTCGACGTCATGAGCGTGAACTTCGAAGAAGAGGGTTACGCCGTTGCGACGATGGAAATCGACGAGAAGCGGGACGTCTGGGAAGCCTCCGTCTATATGATGGCGGACGAAGAGGAGAGCGTAAAATCCCGCCTCGCCGATGCGCTCGCCGCCGATTTCTCCCATCTTCCGATCGAGCGCGAGGTTCTGCCGGAGATCGACTGGATCGCCAAGTCGTTGGAGGGCCTCGCCCCGGTGCGCGCCGGCCGCTTCGTCGTCCACGGCTCGCATGATCGCGACAAGGTGAAGACCGGCGAGATCGCCATCGAAATCGATGCCGGGCAGGCGTTTGGAACCGGCCATCACGGCACCACCGCCGGCTGCCTGGAAATGCTTGCCTGCGTGGCGCGCTCGCGGCGCGTCCGCAACGTCCTCGACCTCGGCACCGGGAGCGGCGTTCTGGCGATCGCCGCCTGGAAGCTCCTGCATGTTCCCGGGCTTGCGACGGACATCGATCCGGTGGCGACGCGCGTCGCCAGCGACAATGCGCGGCGCAACGGCGTCGTCGACGGCCTGACCTTCGCGACCGCGCCCGGTTTTCATTCGACCGCCTTCGGCACGCATGGTCCCTTCGATCTCGTCATTGCCAATATCCTGGCGCGGCCGCTGATGAAGATGGCACCGGAGCTCGTCGCCCATATCGCTCCCGGCGGCTCGGTCATCCTGTCCGGCATTCTCGCCGAACAGCGCTGGAAGGTGCTCGCCGCCTATAACGGCCAGCGGCTCAAGCATGTGCAGACGATCTGGAAGAACGGCTGGGTGACGATCCACCTGACGAAATAG